Below is a genomic region from Raphanus sativus cultivar WK10039 chromosome 4, ASM80110v3, whole genome shotgun sequence.
GTGGGGTTCTTTATCTTTTTTGTGAGAGTCAATGcaacaagaaagaagaagaactcTTAAGAGTTAAGACAAACTCTCACATTCAGATTGTTTTTTGAATACAGTGTAAAGCTAAATATATAACTTTGGAAAAATGGTTGCGAAGATGGCGTAAAAAAGCTAAAATCAAGATCTTGGGTCTGATCATACACTCACTTGCTCTCTAGACTCCAGGTCACACTAGCAGAAAAAGTACATCAGAGACGATAtattttttccttcttttctttattGCTTTCTGTTCCTTTTGAGGCTGAAAACTGTGTGTGGGGGGAATCTATTGTTGCTTGAAAAGATAAAAACCATAGTCCAATCTCCACCTCAGTAAATGCCAtcaaaagcaaaaataaaaaggtattGCAACGTAATCACACTGTTGCAAACCACCTTGGATCCTTGGATCAGCACTAAACCATTGGCAATGATATTTCCATATTTGGTAAAAGGCTCATGAACTGTATATGCCACTTGGTTctcacattttttaaaaaaatatgaaagaaagaATCTTAAGTTCATGCAGTTTTTAGGGAACGCCAAAGGGCGCACATCATTGGTGGGCTATGAACAAAAGGTATAGAAAAGTAGTGACAAAGATCTGATTTACGCAATCTTACCCTTCTTCCAATCATCAAACATTATAAATAGACACTTACGTTGTATagcatcaaaacaaaaacacaaccATTGCGTTCCCTCTTACACTTAAGTATTACATTCCCTACCTACTAAGTATCCAAATGGAAAGCATCAGAAGCTTAGTTGCAGAGAAACCAGTGGTGATATTCAGCAAAAGCAGTTGCTGCATGAGCCATTCAATCCAAACACTGATCTCAGGGTACGGAGCAAAGATGACGGTGTACGAGCTTGATCAGTTGTGTAACGGCCAGGAGGTGGAGAAAGCATTGGTACAGATGGGGTGTAATCCGAGTGTACCAGCTGTGTTCATAGGGGAACAGTTAATCGGTGGTGCTAACCAGGTGATGACACTCCAAGTCAAGAACCAACTAGCTGCATTGCTAAGAAGAGCCGGTGCCATTTGGGTTTAAAGAATCTATACTACTTTGTTTTGTTGCCTTCTACTACAAATGCACTGTCATGTCTTTAAACAACAAGTGCAAGTGTGTAATCAGCAATGCTTATTCATAACTAACAGATGCTTTTTTTGCATTAATAATTTaagaattgtttttataaatgaaaaaaggCATTTTTATTCAAGAGTGGAGATGTGCTCAATTTTTTTCACTTATTAGAGATGAAATGATTTAAAACGCCATTAGAATGGTCAAGCTTTGAATGTCTTCTCCAATTCTCGACTGATCTACACACTGTAGCTTTGGCCTGACGAATCTCTTGAGGTGTGAACTTGTGTTTTATGATTCCCAATGGGCCAGGTTGCAGGACACTGATCACAGTTTCGGCTTCTTTCTCAAGCTGCCTGTAAAAATTGAAAGTCTCAGCATTTCGACAGAAACAACACAAAGcattacatatttacatgtgGATTAAATCAAATCACATCTTCATCATAAAGGAAAATAAGAAGATGAAGTTGAACGAACCTGAAGAGACCCGAGAAGGGTAAGGCTCTACCGATTCTGTAGATACACATCGTCTCCGCCGGAATAAGAGATGAAATTTTGTGGAATCTGCGGCTGCTGCCGCttccaaccaaaaaaaaaaaaaaaaagcaaaagtaaACACAAGAGTTATAGTTCCGACACAACTGAAAGCTTCTAAACGCCTCAGAAGGTTTTGTTTTTGAACTTTTGACTAGAGAGAATAAAAATGAGAAACGACTTCACTGGGCATCGAACCCAGAATCTCTGGTTTCGTAGACCAGCGCCTTATCCATTGGGCCATGAAGTCATTGATGTTTCTCGACTTGTGAAGTAGTAAGATAGCGGTGAGTATTGAAATCGAAGGTTTAAAAGGTCCAATAAATAGGTCGTCATAACGAAGATACTATAGTCCTCACAGCCAAACACGTATATCATCATCATTCTAAACTCTAAAGGCTTGTTCCTTTCTTCCTTATCCGAGCAAAATCACGCGCCACTCgtcttccaccaccaccacaacctCTCTTTAACGACGAGATGAATAGCTTGACGACGAGTCCAATGGCTCGGGCCTTGGTGAATCTGCACTCTTATGCACCGTCGTTAATAAACTTACGTTCGAGACAGCCACCTGCAGGAGGAGTGTGTTTAAGACCGTCACGCAGGACTCCACGACTCGTCTGTATGGCCGTAAGTGATTGTAACCCTAATTGTCCTAATTTTGAGTCAAATACTTCATAGTTATGTTGATAGCTGATGGATTAATTAAACTGGTTGAGAAATTGTAGGAGCCTTACCTCATCACGAAAATGGAGTCTGTTGAGAAGACATGGAAGGAGTTATCTGTATGTCCTTAAaaagcttttgtttttttacagtGGAAACATGTTACagagtttttgaaaaatttggtTATGTAGGTAAAACTAGCAGACCCAGATGTTGTTTCAAATCCTTCTGAATACCAGAAACTTGCACAGTCCATGTCCGAGCTTGACGAGGTTTTCTCATTTACCTTTTTTTGCTgtaaagtttgaatcttttttttttttgtttgggtttcTTGATATTGACTTCAGTTTGAATTATTCCTAGGTTGTATCCGTATTCAGGAGATTCAAAGACTGTGAGAAGCAGTTACAAGAATCCAAAGGTTccttccctttttttttctttgtttctgcTTGCTTTTTGTTCCTTGgagttggttttttttttttattccgtTTGTTGATTCAGTTTTGGCGAAAGAGGCTGGAGATGATGAAGAAATGGTTGAAATGATAGGATCTGAAAtcaactctctctctaaagaaatTGAGGAGCTTGAAAAACAACTTAAGGTTTACACTTTACACCCCTTTTTTATTGGATGTTACTGACTTCAATAATTTGTATATGCACTTTGTCCCTCTTATTTGGGATCTTTCATGTTGTAACCTTGCGTTTGCTTGTTTCAATTCAGATGCTACTTCTTCCTACCAACCCTCTTGATGCCAGAAACATATTGCTCGAAGGTAAAAAACTGAGTGATTGTTTTGTTGACAAGTAGTAGTATCATTCGTGGACGAGTAATATAAAGAGAGTTACTTGTTTCTACAGTCAGAGCAGGAACTGGTGGAGATGAAGCTGCTATTTGGACTGGTGACCTTGTAGGTACATGCTtccctttttcttcttctttctgctCTGATTCCAGGATCTTGTTGTGATCGGAAGTTCCCAAATTAAAATGCAATATGATGGTTATTCACCATTTTGCTATTGCATTATTATTTTACTTGCAGGTGCGGATGTATCAGAGGTACAGCGAGCGCAGCTCTTGGAAGTTTTCTCTGGTTTCATGCTCTGAGGTAAGACACGCTCTCTTCTCTGCCATTTTAAACAACGTTGCAGTAAGGCTTTGCAACTTAGAGACATAACTTTTAATATCTTCCTCTGTTTTATAAGGCTGAACATGGAGGTTACAAGACGTGTGTGATGGAGATAAAAGGAAACCGTGTCTATAGTAAGCTCAAGTACGAATCTGGTGTTCATAGAGTCCAGCGTGTCCCTCAAACAGAAACACAGGGCCGTGTACACACTTCTACAGCTACTGTAGCCATCATGCCAGAGGTCAACTAAGATTTTACACATTGCATATGTTCTTGTTTCAATTATGAAAACTTAGTGACCAGTTGAAACTGTATGTTGTTGTTATAGGCTGATGAAGTGGAAGTTGTGATTGACCCAAGGACATTGAACTTACAACTGCGAGATCTGGTGGCGCTGGAGGTCAGTCTAAACATTGGTTACTTTCATTCAATGTTTCTCTCGCAATTTCACTTTGctattttactgaagagtggtcttGTTGTTGTGCAGGGCAAAATGTGAACAAGGTGGAGACGGCTATAGACCTAGTCCATAAACCATCAGGGATACGCATTTTCTGTACTGAAGAAAGGACTCAGCTACGAAACAAGGCTCGTGCTTTCCAGCTTCTGCGAGCAAAACTGTAAGCAACCCTATAAAAGTATCATCAGCCTCCTTTCTTCATCTTCAGAACTTTCTTATTGATGTGatgagatattgccatatatatatatatatatatatatatatatatatataggtatgaaataaaattaaggGAACAACAAGAGAAGATAAGAGATCAAAGAAAATCTCAGGTCCACTTTTGTAGTACTATTCCCACAAACCTTTTTGATTCAGACTCTTGGAATGAATATTCATCTTTTCATGCGAAAACAGGTAGGGACTGGAGCTCGTTCAGAAAAGATAAGAACATATAATTATAAGGTAATACACGGATTTGAATTATTCAGAGCGTTACTATTAAAACAGGATGGTTGGTGTAATGCTTATGATGTCTGAAATATTACAGGATAGTAGAGTGACTGATCATAGGCTAAAGATGAATTTTGCGCTTACATCATTTCTTGAAGGTGGCTTAGAGGATGCAGTGCAGGTAACCTCCCTCCCTACCTTGAAAACTTGAATGTGTGTAGTAATTAGAAATGATTATATGTATCCTGAAGGAATGCTGTTGCGTTGTTATTGCAGGCTTGTGCTGCTTTGGAGCAAAAGGAACTCATGGAAGAACTGTCTGAGTCTGTAGCTGCTTCTTGATAAAGCCTCATTACTATATACTCAACAGAGATCATAACTATAAAATCTCTATTTGTTTATGGAAGTCTTTGAACAgatatcatatttataatatctcctttttatttatgtattacaTCTGAAACTAACATGTTAACATGAGACCCAATTATAATCAAATCAATAACAGACCAACAAAGTAGTACATGCCACAATACGcagaaaacaaaagagaagaaactaTAGGGATGGCTGGAGAGAAGAAAGCTGCTGAAACTTGAGAACAAACTTATCCACAAAAACACTTTCTTTAACCTTGAGGATCTGGAAGTAGTTCAACTCTTCTTTCTTGACAAACCCTTTAGAGAGAAGCTCAGAGATGACCATGTTCCTTGGTTTGATTCTCTTCTCCAGACTCAGACCCAAAACAAAAGGGTGCATAGCAACGGCGCTGGCCTTGAGACCAGCACTGTTTACAAGGTACTCCATGGTTCCCTTTATCTTCTCATCCGATATCTTCACACAGTTTGGAAATCTCATGAACGCTGCCACGAACTCGTCTCTTGACCAACCAAACTGTCGGTACAGCTCAAACTTGTGCTCCACAGTGGACTCACTAACATGAAAGAAAACCAACATAGCATGAACAAAATACATCTTCTTGGGATCGAAACCAAAGCTGCGTACTCTGGTTAAGACCTCGTTGAACTTCCTCTCAGAGCAGAAGAACACGAGAGGACCATTTTGGACCAGTCTTCTGATGCTCTGGTCTTCAACCCCAGCATCTCTACAAAGAGAGAGCCTTGCAGCCAAGTACTTGACAGTGTCCAACGTGAAGATCCAGTACCCGCGTCTCAAACACTTGAGGATACTCTCCTTCTCCACAAGTATGCTCTTGAGGGAATCGTAGCAAGGGATGAGCCTGTTGTGCAAGCTAAGGGAGAGCGTGGTGGGACAGTTTGAGATGAGTTTGGCTGTATCAACGCTGGATAGCCCGATTGAACGGAAAAACAAGAGCTTTGGAGAGAGAACTTGGTCGGGGTTGACTATGAGGATGCTGGGGAATGATTTGACGACTCTGGTGATCTGTTCGAAGGTGAAGCCATGGTTCTTGAGGAGAGCGAGGACGGAGTCTGGTCTCTTGGAAGATGAAAGCTTTACGAATCTAGAACGAGATTTAGCGGATTCCAAGGACAACCCACATGAGTTCACGAGATAGTGTACGGTAAAGGATTTCAAAGGCGGTCTCTTTCTTCTGGCATCCTCTGTTTTCGTGTCGGAGAGTGAAGAACACAAaaatgttcttcttcttcttctactactaTTAAGCAGAAACGAGGAAATGGAAGATGAGTGAAtcgaagcagaagaagaagatgtcaaGAGAAGGCGTCGGCAATATAACAAACTTGACATGAtgtttgtctctctctctatgttGCTGTCCACTCACAAGTTAGAAGAAAGAACCTCGGACGAGGAAAGGCCAGAGAATCCGATCAAAGGAAGGAAGTCCTCTCtaatacacacacacactcttATCTCAGGTAACTCTTTCTTATAagaaaaccgaaccaaaccggaATTAAAATCGGGCCCGGTCTGATTTAATAATATTGGTTAATCAGTTCGAgggaatacaaaaaaaaaagagagggtTTTGTATCGTGGTGGTGGAGGaagaatagagagagagagatggaggaggagTTGCTCGCCGGCGTGCCTTGCTCTTCCCGCGCCGTCGAGTCAGTTATCCGCGTTTCCACGGTAATTAATTTCTCCTCCAATTCTCTAGAATCTGCTCCCTATCACATTTGCAGATATTCAGATTTTGTGGATGCTCTCAGGCAGGTGGATTATATGGGTTTTGCGCCGGACCTTATAACGCTCGTAAACTTGGTATTAAATcaatctctcttttctttttaatttaagatTTTAGAGAAAAAACTTTATCGTTGCTGATGAGTTAAAGCTGCTTCGTCAGGTTTAAGCGGCGTTTCTCAGGCTTCCTATGTGGTTAGTTAGTAACCCCAATCTCTCTTTAatcttttcgtttttttctttcttcttcctgtTGCTGTGTCTCATATCAActgttattctctttttttttttttggttaggcCAAATCGATTGGCAGAATCGGGTTTCAATGCGGTAACTAAATCTCCCttctttgtttttattgaagATACTTTGGTTCTAAGTTTTTGAATTactttatatgttatttggTTTTGTGGTTGCTTCTCATATTGTGATTTGGTATCTAAGTATCAATGATGATAAAAGtcccattgtttttttttttttcctttttcttttggtctTCGTTTCAGGTATAGTGAGTGGTATCTTTACTATGACCAACTGTGGGCTTCAAAGATATCGAGGGAAGAGTGATTGGGTTAGGTCCTTAGAtttatgtctctctctctcttttttttttttgttatttatcaGTAGAGTAGATCTTTGATTAGTTGGATGGACCCTTTTTTCAGTTGAATGCTTTGATGGGAGGAGCTGTGGCTGGAGCAGCTGTTGCTATTCGGACTAGAAACTGGTCTCACGTTGTTACCACCGCTGGTCTCGTCTCTATTTTCAGTGTTTTGGCTAATTCCACCAGAACTGATGATCTactcaaacaacaacaacaacgacaaCACTAAGGTGTCAATTTCAGAACCCAACTTTTCTCAACTCTAAATGCATCCACATTCCTCATTCACCTGTCAACATTAGGAAACAGTCTTCTTCTAAGTCTTTGTTCACAGCATTGTTGGTTGCAGGTTTCAGATGAGAGTCCATTCATCAACACACTTGTGTCCTGGAACTGGGACGTGGCAAAATCATTACCGAACTCTCTGTTTCACAGACATATTTAGTTGCCTCAACCAGTTGGATGGTCGGTCTCTAGTAGACCCATAATTTTATTGGTATTACCTCTTTGTCTGTAATAATATTTGCTAAGAAAAAGAAAGTGAAACTCAAAGAGACGGtccgaaccaaaaaaaaaaaaacattatttgaaCCAGTGGATGATTGACGGTCCGAATCACACAACCCAAACATCAAAACTGATACTAGTAAGTCATATGTTCAATTTTTAATAGCTACTTTGTTTTCACTTTtaacaaatcaaaattaaagaggcattttaaaatgaataatttgatatataataaattaatataaatcagTGTTTCAGTATGCTTGCTAGTATATATTATTGGGCCATCGATTTGGGCTTTTGTATTAAAAGgctttaataataaaatagacaTGAATGTTACCACACATTATTGGATCTGTCCTGTCTTGTCCTATATATAAAGTGATAACATTAAACCCTAGTTTCAGTCTTTGCCGCTCTCCGCCGTCTACCTCCAGTAATCGACAGCAATGGTATGTCGATTTACGCCTAGTCCTACTCTAATACAGCTTCTTTCATTCTGGATCTTGTTGTGTTATGTCCTACTGCGCTTACCAAATCTACTCTATTTCGATTTCGATTACCAAGCCTATTTTGTTTCCAATGCcattttgtttgatcggttctGTTACATTTGTTGAATTGGGTAGGCACCCAAAAGGGGAGTGAAAGCAGTcacgaagaagaagacggtAAATGCTCTATTTCTTTGTTTCATCTAGGCATTATGCAACAACACATTGTCTGATTcgatttttttgtgtttctttcATTATCAGGAGAATGTTACGAATCCATT
It encodes:
- the LOC130510437 gene encoding monothiol glutaredoxin-S6-like, translated to MESIRSLVAEKPVVIFSKSSCCMSHSIQTLISGYGAKMTVYELDQLCNGQEVEKALVQMGCNPSVPAVFIGEQLIGGANQVMTLQVKNQLAALLRRAGAIWV
- the LOC130510438 gene encoding uncharacterized protein LOC130510438, producing MCIYRIGRALPFSGLFRQLEKEAETVISVLQPGPLGIIKHKFTPQEIRQAKATVCRSVENWRRHSKLDHSNGVLNHFISNK
- the LOC130511786 gene encoding uncharacterized protein LOC130511786 translates to MSSLLYCRRLLLTSSSSASIHSSSISSFLLNSSRRRRRTFLCSSLSDTKTEDARRKRPPLKSFTVHYLVNSCGLSLESAKSRSRFVKLSSSKRPDSVLALLKNHGFTFEQITRVVKSFPSILIVNPDQVLSPKLLFFRSIGLSSVDTAKLISNCPTTLSLSLHNRLIPCYDSLKSILVEKESILKCLRRGYWIFTLDTVKYLAARLSLCRDAGVEDQSIRRLVQNGPLVFFCSERKFNEVLTRVRSFGFDPKKMYFVHAMLVFFHVSESTVEHKFELYRQFGWSRDEFVAAFMRFPNCVKISDEKIKGTMEYLVNSAGLKASAVAMHPFVLGLSLEKRIKPRNMVISELLSKGFVKKEELNYFQILKVKESVFVDKFVLKFQQLSSLQPSL
- the LOC130511788 gene encoding outer envelope pore protein 16-4, chloroplastic; amino-acid sequence: MEEELLAGVPCSSRAVESVIRVSTAGGLYGFCAGPYNARKLGLSGVSQASYVAKSIGRIGFQCGIVSGIFTMTNCGLQRYRGKSDWLNALMGGAVAGAAVAIRTRNWSHVVTTAGLVSIFSVLANSTRTDDLLKQQQQRQH